From a single Pseudomonas sp. A34-9 genomic region:
- a CDS encoding branched-chain amino acid ABC transporter substrate-binding protein gives MTKATKQISKLFAAMVLAGVASHSFAADTIKIGIAGPKTGPVAQYGDMQFSGAKMAIEQINAKGGVDGKKLEAVEYDDACDPKQAVAVANKVVNDGVKFVVGHLCSSSTQPASDIYEDEGVIMITPAATSPDITARGYKMVFRTIGLDSAQGPAAGNYIADHVKPKIVAVLHDKQQYGEGIATAVKATLEKKGTKVAVFEGVNAGDKDFSSIIAKLKQANVDFVYYGGYHPELGLILRQAAEKGLKAKFMGPEGVGNDSISQIAKDASEGLLVTLPKSFDQDPANIALADAFKAKKEDPSGPFVFPSYSAVEVIAGGITAAKSEDPAKVAEAIHAGTFKTPTGDLSFDAKGDLKDFKFVVYEWHFGKPKTEVSPQ, from the coding sequence ATGACTAAGGCTACTAAGCAGATTTCCAAACTGTTTGCCGCTATGGTTCTGGCCGGGGTTGCCAGCCATTCGTTCGCAGCTGACACCATCAAAATCGGTATCGCCGGCCCTAAAACCGGTCCAGTAGCCCAGTACGGCGACATGCAGTTCAGCGGCGCGAAAATGGCCATTGAGCAAATCAACGCCAAGGGCGGCGTCGACGGCAAAAAACTCGAAGCCGTTGAATACGACGATGCCTGCGATCCGAAACAAGCGGTAGCGGTCGCGAACAAGGTCGTCAATGACGGCGTCAAGTTCGTCGTCGGTCACCTGTGCTCCAGCTCCACTCAACCGGCTTCGGACATCTACGAAGACGAAGGCGTGATCATGATCACCCCGGCTGCCACCAGCCCGGACATCACCGCTCGTGGTTACAAAATGGTCTTCCGTACCATCGGTCTGGACAGCGCCCAGGGCCCTGCCGCCGGTAACTACATTGCCGATCACGTGAAACCGAAAATCGTCGCTGTCCTGCACGACAAGCAACAATACGGTGAAGGCATCGCCACCGCCGTCAAAGCCACCCTCGAGAAGAAAGGCACCAAGGTTGCCGTGTTCGAAGGCGTCAACGCCGGCGACAAGGACTTCTCCTCGATCATCGCCAAACTCAAGCAAGCCAACGTCGACTTCGTTTACTACGGCGGCTACCACCCGGAGCTGGGCCTGATCCTGCGTCAGGCGGCTGAAAAAGGCCTGAAAGCCAAGTTCATGGGGCCGGAAGGCGTGGGTAACGACTCCATTTCGCAGATCGCCAAAGACGCTTCCGAAGGTCTGCTGGTAACCCTGCCGAAATCCTTCGACCAGGATCCGGCCAACATCGCGTTGGCAGATGCATTCAAGGCGAAGAAAGAAGACCCGAGCGGCCCGTTCGTGTTCCCTTCCTACTCGGCGGTTGAAGTGATTGCCGGCGGTATCACCGCAGCCAAATCCGAAGACCCAGCCAAAGTGGCCGAAGCCATTCACGCCGGCACCTTCAAAACCCCGACTGGCGACCTGAGCTTCGACGCCAAGGGTGACCTGAAGGACTTCAAATTTGTGGTTTACGAGTGGCACTTCGGCAAACCAAAAACTGAAGTTTCGCCTCAGTAA